Proteins encoded in a region of the Tripterygium wilfordii isolate XIE 37 chromosome 21, ASM1340144v1, whole genome shotgun sequence genome:
- the LOC119987926 gene encoding non-specific lipid-transfer protein-like, translated as MDMLGSSRPWECEGIERVQMQMMARSILVIGLVFLVVSANALDCNQAVLSLSPCLSFVIGFAPTPAAQCCAAVANLNSQAITKELRQELCNCLKNAFKDYGSYVAKAKQIPELCHISIPVPIDPNVDCSTIN; from the exons ATGGACATGTTGGGCTCTTCTAGGCCGTGGGAATGTGAG GGTATTGAGAGAGTGCAGATGCAAATGATGGCTCGATCGATCTTGGTTATTGGTTTAGTATTTTTGGTTGTGAGCGCAAATGCTTTGGATTGCAACCAAGCTGTGCTTAGTCTATCACCCTGCCTATCCTTCGTTATTGGTTTTGCCCCAACACCCGCCGCTCAATGTTGTGCAGCGGTAGCGAACTTGAACTCACAAGCTATTACGAAAGAGCTACGTCAAGAGCTATGCAACTGTTTGAAAAATGCTTTCAAAGATTATGGGTCGTATgtcgcgaaagctaaacaaatCCCAGAATTATGTCATATTTCAATACCTGTGCCAATCGATCCAAATGTTGATTGCAGCAC GATTAACTGA
- the LOC119987927 gene encoding non-specific lipid-transfer protein-like, which produces MQKQMVGRSMLVIGLLFLVVSAKAFDCHQSVLSLIPCLPFVIGFAPTPAAQCCVAVASLNSQANTKELRQELCNCFENSFKAYGSYAEKAKQIPELCHVPVPVPIDPNVDCSTIN; this is translated from the exons ATGCAGAAGCAAATGGTGGGTCGATCAATGTTGGTTATTGGGTTACTGTTTTTGGTAGTGAGTGCAAAGGCTTTTGATTGCCACCAATCTGTGCTTAGTCTAATACCCTGCCTACCCTTCGTTATTGGTTTTGCCCCAACACCTGCCGCTCAATGTTGCGTAGCGGTAGCGAGCTTGAACTCACAAGCTAATACTAAAGAGCTGCGCCAAGAGCTATGCAACTGTTTCGAAAATTCATTTAAGGCTTATGGTTCGTATGCTGAGAAAGCTAAACAAATCCCAGAATTATGTCATGTTCCAGTTCCTGTGCCCATTGATCCAAACGTTGATTGTAGCAC GATTAATTGA